A DNA window from Zingiber officinale cultivar Zhangliang chromosome 3A, Zo_v1.1, whole genome shotgun sequence contains the following coding sequences:
- the LOC122051249 gene encoding pleiotropic drug resistance protein 2-like isoform X2, with protein MANDIIRNSSSRRSWAESFQDRADVFQRSRMTDEGDDEENLKWAALEKLPTYDRMRKGILRKMAENGNVITSEIDVNQLGPQDRKQLLDHIFKVVEEDNERFLTRLRDRIDRVGLELPKIEVRYENVSVEADVHVGSRALPTLWNFTVNILEDIVGLVRLNRTKKKNLKILNDVSGILKPTRMTLLLGPPASGKTTLLLALAGKLDRSLRQRGRVTYCGHELSEFVPQRTSAYISQLDIHNGEMTVRETLDFSARCLGVGSRYEMLSELSRRERDAGIKPDPEIDAFMKAAAMKGQKTNVSTDYILKVLGLDICADIFVGDQMRRGISGGQKKRVTTGEMLTGPARALFMDEISTGLDSSTTFQIIRFMRQMVHVMDGTVLISLLQPAPETFELFDDVILISEGQIVYQGPREHVVEFFESVGFKCPERKGVADFLQEVTSKKDQAQYWTNKDKPYRFISVPEFVELFKKFHVGRQLAAELSVPYDKSKAHPAALTTERYGISNWEILKACFSREWLLMKRNSFIFIFKTTQITTLSLIASSVFFRTEMHHRTIADGNKFFGALFFTLTNIMFNGMAEIVMTVEKLPVFYKQRDFLFFPPWAFGIVYTLLKIPLSFLDTGIWIVLTYYIIGFAPAAGRFFRHFLALLLTHQMALGLFRFIAAASRTMVVANTFGTFALLIVFVLGGIVISKDDIKPWWIWGFWSSPLMYGQNAICINEFLDPRWGGNNTDASISASTVGTAFLKSRGMFTSGYWYWLAIGALIGFIILFNILFVLSITYLNPFASAQNAIVDEESSKKKKNSSIENGRVEMIENASSARQDISDAARRKSSESFSASVRPAKRGMVLPFQPLSLAFHHVNYYVDMPAEMKSQGVEEDRLQLLSDVSGAFRPGVLTALVGVSGAGKTTLMDVLAGRKTGGYIEGDISISGYPKNQETFARISGYCEQNDIHSPYMTIYESLVYSAWLRLASDIDNQTRLMFVEEVMELVELDTLRDALVGLPGVNGLSTEQRKRLTIAVELVANPSIIFMDEPTSGLDARAAAIVMRTVRNTVDTGRTVVCTIHQPSIDIFEAFDELLLMKRGGQVIYAGPLGRQSHRLVEYFEAIPGVPKIADGINPATWMLDVSSTQAETSLNIDFAEVYANSPLYQQIEELIKELSVPAPNSEDLFFPTKYSQTFTVQCQACFWKQYWSYWRNPQYNAVRFFMTIVIGLIFGTMFWNKGKQTSTQQDVLNLLGAFYAAVFFLGSSNSINVQPVVAVERTVFYRERAAGMYSAWAYAFAQVSIEVLYIVVQGLVYTILLFSMIGFTWRVSNFFWFFYFIVMCFIYFVLYGMMAVAVTPNHQVAGIVSSFFFNFWNLFAGFLITRPELPIWWRWYYWGNPVSWTIYGVIASQLGKRGGSVRVPGESSELLLTDYLNDTLGYEYSFVKWAALTNVGFVVVFFVVFAYSIKFLNFQKR; from the exons ATGGCGAACGACATCATCCGGAACAGCAGCAGCCGACGGAGCTGGGCGGAGAGCTTCCAGGACCGGGCGGATGTGTTCCAGCGCAGCCGGATGACCGACGAGGGCGATGACGAGGAGAATCTCAAGTGGGCAGCGCTGGAGAAGCTGCCGACATATGACCGGATGCGGAAGGGAATCCTCCGGAAGATGGCGGAGAACGGGAACGTCATCACAAGCGAGATCGATGTCAACCAGCTCGGCCCGCAGGACCGGAAGCAGCTGCTCGATCACATCTTCAAGGTGGTGGAGGAGGACAACGAGCGCTTCCTCACTCGCCTCCGAGACCGTATCGACCG AGTCGGGCTGGAACTTCCAAAGATTGAGGTCCGATATGAGAACGTATCAGTGGAGGCAGATGTGCACGTCGGAAGCAGAGCACTGCCTACCTTGTGGAATTTCACTGTCAACATTCTCGAG GATATTGTTGGCCTCGTAAGATTAAATCGAaccaagaaaaagaatttaaagatTCTTAATGATGTCAGTGGGATATTAAAGCCGACAAG GATGACATTGTTGCTTGGACCTCCAGCTTCAGGGAAAACAACACTCTTGCTTGCCTTGGCGGGGAAGCTTGATAGAAGTCTAAGA CAACGGGGTCGAGTCACATATTGTGGCCATGAGCTGTCAGAATTTGTTCCTCAAAGAACTTCTGCTTACATTAGTCAGTTGGATATTCACAATGGCGAGATGACAGTTCGAGAAACATTGGATTTCTCAGCACGGTGTTTGGGTGTAGGATCAAGGTATGAGATGTTATCAGAATTGTCAAGACGAGAGAGAGATGCAGGTATTAAACCAGATCCTGAGATTGATGCATTCATGAAAGCTGCTGCAATGAAAGGGCAGAAAACCAATGTATCAACTGATTATATTCTCAAG GTACTTGGTTTGGACATTTGTGCAGACATCTTTGTCGGTGATCAAATGCGACGTGGCATTTCTGGAGGACAAAAGAAGCGTGTGACAACTG GAGAGATGTTAACTGGGCCTGCACGAGCACTTTTCATGGATGAAATATCAACTGGACTTGATAGTTCTACTACCTTCCAAATAATAAGGTTCATGAGACAGATGGTCCACGTCATGGATGGAACAGTGCTAATTTCTCTTCTTCAACCAGCACCTGAGACATTTGAACTATTTGATgatgttattttgatatctgagGGCCAAATAGTCTATCAAGGTCCTCGGGAGCACGTTGTTGAGTTCTTTGAGTCTGTTGGTTTTAAATGCCCTGAAAGGAAAGGTGTCGCTGACTTTCTTCAAGAGGTAACTTCAAAGAAGGATCAAGCACAGTATTGGACTAATAAGGACAAACCTTACCGTTTTATTTCAGTACCCGAGTTTGTTGAGCTTTTTAAGAAATTTCATGTTGGGAGACAACTAGCTGCAGAGCTTAGTGTTCCTTATGATAAGTCTAAAGCCCATCCTGCAGCACTGACGACAGAAAGATATGGTATTTCTAACTGGGAAATTTTGAAGGCATGTTTTTCGAGGGAGTGGTTGCTGATGAAGAGAAAttcttttatctttatttttaagaCAACCCAGATAACCACACTTTCTTTGATAGCCAGTTCTGTGTTTTTCAGAACAGAAATGCACCATCGAACGATTGCTGACGGCAACAAATTTTTTGGTGCACTATTCTTTACCTTGACGAACATCATGTTCAATGGAATGGCAGAAATTGTGATGACTGTTGAGAAGCTCCCCGTATTTTATAAACAGAGAGATTTCTTGTTTTTCCCTCCTTGGGCTTTTGGCATTGTATACACTCTTCTCAAAATTCCTCTTTCATTTCTAGACACGGGGATTTGGATCGTACTTACTTACTATATCATTGGTTTTGCCCCTGCTGCAGGACG GTTCTTCCGCCACTTCCTTGCACTTCTCCTTACCCATCAAATGGCTCTTGGTCTGTTCCGCTTCATTGCTGCAGCATCAAGAACGATGGTTGTTGCCAATACATTTGGAACCTTCGCCTTGCTTATTGTTTTCGTGCTAGGAGGGATTGTCATCTCTAAAG ATGACATCAAACCCTGGTGGATATGGGGTTTCTGGAGTTCTCCCTTAATGTATGGGCAAAATGCTATTTGTATTAATGAGTTCCTTGACCCAAGATGGGGCGGA AACAACACTGACGCAAGTATATCCGCTTCGACTGTGGGAACAGCTTTTCTTAAATCTAGAGGAATGTTTACTAGTGGCTATTGGTATTGGCTTGCAATTGGAGCCCTCATAGGATTTATTATCCTATTCAACATATTGTTTGTCCTTTCAATCACTTACTTGAATC CTTTTGCAAGTGCTCAAAATGCAATTGTTGATGAGGAATcaagtaagaaaaagaaaaactcatCAATAGAAAATGGAAGGGTTGAAATGATAGAGAATGCAAGTTCTGCTCGGCAGGATATATCTG atgcagcaaggagaaaaagCTCTGAAAGTTTTAGCGCTTCAGTTCGTCCAGCAAAGAGAGGAATGGTTTTACCTTTCCAGCCTCTTTCTCTTGCTTTTCATCATGTGAACTATTATGTTGACATGCCTGCT GAAATGAAGAGCCAAGGAGTTGAGGAAGATCGTCTGCAGTTGCTGAGCGACGTAAGTGGTGCATTTAGGCCAGGAGTCCTGACTGCATTGGTTGGAGTTAGTGGAGCAGGAAAGACTACATTGATGGACGTTCTGGCAGGAAGAAAAACTGGTGGTTATATTGAAGGCGACATTAGTATTTCTGGTTATCCTAAAAATCAGGAGACTTTTGCTAGAATAAGTGGATACTGTGAACAAAATGACATTCATTCACCATATATGACTATTTATGAATCACTTGTTTACTCTGCTTGGCTGCGTCTTGCATCAGACATTGACAACCAAACACGACTG ATGTTCGTGGAGGAGGTCATGGAGTTGGTTGAACTTGATACTCTAAGAGATGCTCTAGTTGGCCTTCCTGGGGTTAATGGTTTATCAACTGAGCAGAGAAAAAGACTGACGATTGCTGTTGAACTTGTTGCAAATCCATCCATCATCTTCATGGATGAGCCAACATCAGGACTTGATGCAAGAGCAGCAGCCATAGTTATGAGGACAGTTAGAAATACAGTTGACACAGGACGAACTGTCGTGTGTACAATCCACCAACCGAGCATAGACATTTTTGAAGCTTTTGATGAG CTACTTTTGATGAAAAGGGGAGGTCAAGTTATATATGCTGGCCCTCTTGGTCGCCAATCTCACAGGCTTGTTGAATATTTTGAA GCAATTCCAGGGGTACCAAAAATCGCTGATGGTATTAACCCTGCAACATGGATGTTGGACGTAAGCAGTACCCAAGCCGAGACTAGCTTGAATATTGACTTTGCAGAAGTTTATGCCAATTCCCCACTTTATCA ACAAATCGAAGAACTTATAAAAGAATTGAGTGTTCCGGCACCAAATTCTGAGGATCTATTCTTCCCTACAAAATACTCGCAGACTTTTACTGTTCAATGCCAAGCTTGTTTCTGGAAACAATATTGGTCTTATTGGAGAAACCCACAATACAATGCTGTCCGATTCTTCATGACAATTGTTATCGGTTTAATATTTGGCACAATGTTTTGGAATAAGGGCAAACAGAC TAGCACTCAACAAGACGTTCTGAATCTACTCGGAGCTTTCTATGCTGCGGTCTTCTTCCTTGGATCCAGCAATTCTATCAACGTGCAGCCGGTTGTGGCTGTCGAGAGGACAGTCTTCTACCGTGAAAGAGCTGCCGGGATGTACTCAGCATGGGCCTATGCATTTGCTCAA GTGAGCATCGAGGTGCTATACATAGTGGTACAAGGACTCGTCTACACGATTCTTCTTTTCTCGATGATTGGCTTTACTTGGCGCGTATCCAACTTCTTCTGGTTCTTCTACTTCATCGTCATGTGCTTTATCTATTTTGTTCTGTATGGGATGATGGCTGTGGCAGTCACGCCCAACCATCAAGTCGCGGGCATCGTCTCCAGCTTCTTCTTCAACTTCTGGAACTTGTTCGCGGGCTTTCTCATTACGCGACCG GAACTTCCTATCTGGTGGAGGTGGTACTACTGGGGAAATCCAGTATCTTGGACAATTTATGGTGTCATTGCATCGCAGTTGGGGAAGAGAGGTGGCAGTGTCCGCGTTCCTGGAGAATCAAGCGAGCTGCTACTTACGGATTACTTGAACGATACCCTGGGCTACGAGTACAGCTTCGTTAAGTGGGCGGCATTGACTAACGTGGGTTTCGTCGTCGTGTTCTTCGTAGTCTTCGCCTACTCGATCAAGTTCCTCAACTTCCAAAAGCGATAG
- the LOC122051249 gene encoding pleiotropic drug resistance protein 2-like isoform X1 yields the protein MANDIIRNSSSRRSWAESFQDRADVFQRSRMTDEGDDEENLKWAALEKLPTYDRMRKGILRKMAENGNVITSEIDVNQLGPQDRKQLLDHIFKVVEEDNERFLTRLRDRIDRVGLELPKIEVRYENVSVEADVHVGSRALPTLWNFTVNILEDIVGLVRLNRTKKKNLKILNDVSGILKPTRMTLLLGPPASGKTTLLLALAGKLDRSLRQRGRVTYCGHELSEFVPQRTSAYISQLDIHNGEMTVRETLDFSARCLGVGSRYEMLSELSRRERDAGIKPDPEIDAFMKAAAMKGQKTNVSTDYILKVLGLDICADIFVGDQMRRGISGGQKKRVTTGEMLTGPARALFMDEISTGLDSSTTFQIIRFMRQMVHVMDGTVLISLLQPAPETFELFDDVILISEGQIVYQGPREHVVEFFESVGFKCPERKGVADFLQEVTSKKDQAQYWTNKDKPYRFISVPEFVELFKKFHVGRQLAAELSVPYDKSKAHPAALTTERYGISNWEILKACFSREWLLMKRNSFIFIFKTTQITTLSLIASSVFFRTEMHHRTIADGNKFFGALFFTLTNIMFNGMAEIVMTVEKLPVFYKQRDFLFFPPWAFGIVYTLLKIPLSFLDTGIWIVLTYYIIGFAPAAGRFFRHFLALLLTHQMALGLFRFIAAASRTMVVANTFGTFALLIVFVLGGIVISKDDIKPWWIWGFWSSPLMYGQNAICINEFLDPRWGGNNTDASISASTVGTAFLKSRGMFTSGYWYWLAIGALIGFIILFNILFVLSITYLNPFASAQNAIVDEESSKKKKNSSIENGRVEMIENASSARQDISDAARRKSSESFSASVRPAKRGMVLPFQPLSLAFHHVNYYVDMPAEMKSQGVEEDRLQLLSDVSGAFRPGVLTALVGVSGAGKTTLMDVLAGRKTGGYIEGDISISGYPKNQETFARISGYCEQNDIHSPYMTIYESLVYSAWLRLASDIDNQTRLVSCNFCFHPIAPLRVLHYYELICLMQMFVEEVMELVELDTLRDALVGLPGVNGLSTEQRKRLTIAVELVANPSIIFMDEPTSGLDARAAAIVMRTVRNTVDTGRTVVCTIHQPSIDIFEAFDELLLMKRGGQVIYAGPLGRQSHRLVEYFEAIPGVPKIADGINPATWMLDVSSTQAETSLNIDFAEVYANSPLYQQIEELIKELSVPAPNSEDLFFPTKYSQTFTVQCQACFWKQYWSYWRNPQYNAVRFFMTIVIGLIFGTMFWNKGKQTSTQQDVLNLLGAFYAAVFFLGSSNSINVQPVVAVERTVFYRERAAGMYSAWAYAFAQVSIEVLYIVVQGLVYTILLFSMIGFTWRVSNFFWFFYFIVMCFIYFVLYGMMAVAVTPNHQVAGIVSSFFFNFWNLFAGFLITRPELPIWWRWYYWGNPVSWTIYGVIASQLGKRGGSVRVPGESSELLLTDYLNDTLGYEYSFVKWAALTNVGFVVVFFVVFAYSIKFLNFQKR from the exons ATGGCGAACGACATCATCCGGAACAGCAGCAGCCGACGGAGCTGGGCGGAGAGCTTCCAGGACCGGGCGGATGTGTTCCAGCGCAGCCGGATGACCGACGAGGGCGATGACGAGGAGAATCTCAAGTGGGCAGCGCTGGAGAAGCTGCCGACATATGACCGGATGCGGAAGGGAATCCTCCGGAAGATGGCGGAGAACGGGAACGTCATCACAAGCGAGATCGATGTCAACCAGCTCGGCCCGCAGGACCGGAAGCAGCTGCTCGATCACATCTTCAAGGTGGTGGAGGAGGACAACGAGCGCTTCCTCACTCGCCTCCGAGACCGTATCGACCG AGTCGGGCTGGAACTTCCAAAGATTGAGGTCCGATATGAGAACGTATCAGTGGAGGCAGATGTGCACGTCGGAAGCAGAGCACTGCCTACCTTGTGGAATTTCACTGTCAACATTCTCGAG GATATTGTTGGCCTCGTAAGATTAAATCGAaccaagaaaaagaatttaaagatTCTTAATGATGTCAGTGGGATATTAAAGCCGACAAG GATGACATTGTTGCTTGGACCTCCAGCTTCAGGGAAAACAACACTCTTGCTTGCCTTGGCGGGGAAGCTTGATAGAAGTCTAAGA CAACGGGGTCGAGTCACATATTGTGGCCATGAGCTGTCAGAATTTGTTCCTCAAAGAACTTCTGCTTACATTAGTCAGTTGGATATTCACAATGGCGAGATGACAGTTCGAGAAACATTGGATTTCTCAGCACGGTGTTTGGGTGTAGGATCAAGGTATGAGATGTTATCAGAATTGTCAAGACGAGAGAGAGATGCAGGTATTAAACCAGATCCTGAGATTGATGCATTCATGAAAGCTGCTGCAATGAAAGGGCAGAAAACCAATGTATCAACTGATTATATTCTCAAG GTACTTGGTTTGGACATTTGTGCAGACATCTTTGTCGGTGATCAAATGCGACGTGGCATTTCTGGAGGACAAAAGAAGCGTGTGACAACTG GAGAGATGTTAACTGGGCCTGCACGAGCACTTTTCATGGATGAAATATCAACTGGACTTGATAGTTCTACTACCTTCCAAATAATAAGGTTCATGAGACAGATGGTCCACGTCATGGATGGAACAGTGCTAATTTCTCTTCTTCAACCAGCACCTGAGACATTTGAACTATTTGATgatgttattttgatatctgagGGCCAAATAGTCTATCAAGGTCCTCGGGAGCACGTTGTTGAGTTCTTTGAGTCTGTTGGTTTTAAATGCCCTGAAAGGAAAGGTGTCGCTGACTTTCTTCAAGAGGTAACTTCAAAGAAGGATCAAGCACAGTATTGGACTAATAAGGACAAACCTTACCGTTTTATTTCAGTACCCGAGTTTGTTGAGCTTTTTAAGAAATTTCATGTTGGGAGACAACTAGCTGCAGAGCTTAGTGTTCCTTATGATAAGTCTAAAGCCCATCCTGCAGCACTGACGACAGAAAGATATGGTATTTCTAACTGGGAAATTTTGAAGGCATGTTTTTCGAGGGAGTGGTTGCTGATGAAGAGAAAttcttttatctttatttttaagaCAACCCAGATAACCACACTTTCTTTGATAGCCAGTTCTGTGTTTTTCAGAACAGAAATGCACCATCGAACGATTGCTGACGGCAACAAATTTTTTGGTGCACTATTCTTTACCTTGACGAACATCATGTTCAATGGAATGGCAGAAATTGTGATGACTGTTGAGAAGCTCCCCGTATTTTATAAACAGAGAGATTTCTTGTTTTTCCCTCCTTGGGCTTTTGGCATTGTATACACTCTTCTCAAAATTCCTCTTTCATTTCTAGACACGGGGATTTGGATCGTACTTACTTACTATATCATTGGTTTTGCCCCTGCTGCAGGACG GTTCTTCCGCCACTTCCTTGCACTTCTCCTTACCCATCAAATGGCTCTTGGTCTGTTCCGCTTCATTGCTGCAGCATCAAGAACGATGGTTGTTGCCAATACATTTGGAACCTTCGCCTTGCTTATTGTTTTCGTGCTAGGAGGGATTGTCATCTCTAAAG ATGACATCAAACCCTGGTGGATATGGGGTTTCTGGAGTTCTCCCTTAATGTATGGGCAAAATGCTATTTGTATTAATGAGTTCCTTGACCCAAGATGGGGCGGA AACAACACTGACGCAAGTATATCCGCTTCGACTGTGGGAACAGCTTTTCTTAAATCTAGAGGAATGTTTACTAGTGGCTATTGGTATTGGCTTGCAATTGGAGCCCTCATAGGATTTATTATCCTATTCAACATATTGTTTGTCCTTTCAATCACTTACTTGAATC CTTTTGCAAGTGCTCAAAATGCAATTGTTGATGAGGAATcaagtaagaaaaagaaaaactcatCAATAGAAAATGGAAGGGTTGAAATGATAGAGAATGCAAGTTCTGCTCGGCAGGATATATCTG atgcagcaaggagaaaaagCTCTGAAAGTTTTAGCGCTTCAGTTCGTCCAGCAAAGAGAGGAATGGTTTTACCTTTCCAGCCTCTTTCTCTTGCTTTTCATCATGTGAACTATTATGTTGACATGCCTGCT GAAATGAAGAGCCAAGGAGTTGAGGAAGATCGTCTGCAGTTGCTGAGCGACGTAAGTGGTGCATTTAGGCCAGGAGTCCTGACTGCATTGGTTGGAGTTAGTGGAGCAGGAAAGACTACATTGATGGACGTTCTGGCAGGAAGAAAAACTGGTGGTTATATTGAAGGCGACATTAGTATTTCTGGTTATCCTAAAAATCAGGAGACTTTTGCTAGAATAAGTGGATACTGTGAACAAAATGACATTCATTCACCATATATGACTATTTATGAATCACTTGTTTACTCTGCTTGGCTGCGTCTTGCATCAGACATTGACAACCAAACACGACTGGTCAGTTGCAATTTTTGTTTCCATCCAATTGCACCTTTAAGAGTGTTGCATTATTATGAATTGATATGTTTAATGCAGATGTTCGTGGAGGAGGTCATGGAGTTGGTTGAACTTGATACTCTAAGAGATGCTCTAGTTGGCCTTCCTGGGGTTAATGGTTTATCAACTGAGCAGAGAAAAAGACTGACGATTGCTGTTGAACTTGTTGCAAATCCATCCATCATCTTCATGGATGAGCCAACATCAGGACTTGATGCAAGAGCAGCAGCCATAGTTATGAGGACAGTTAGAAATACAGTTGACACAGGACGAACTGTCGTGTGTACAATCCACCAACCGAGCATAGACATTTTTGAAGCTTTTGATGAG CTACTTTTGATGAAAAGGGGAGGTCAAGTTATATATGCTGGCCCTCTTGGTCGCCAATCTCACAGGCTTGTTGAATATTTTGAA GCAATTCCAGGGGTACCAAAAATCGCTGATGGTATTAACCCTGCAACATGGATGTTGGACGTAAGCAGTACCCAAGCCGAGACTAGCTTGAATATTGACTTTGCAGAAGTTTATGCCAATTCCCCACTTTATCA ACAAATCGAAGAACTTATAAAAGAATTGAGTGTTCCGGCACCAAATTCTGAGGATCTATTCTTCCCTACAAAATACTCGCAGACTTTTACTGTTCAATGCCAAGCTTGTTTCTGGAAACAATATTGGTCTTATTGGAGAAACCCACAATACAATGCTGTCCGATTCTTCATGACAATTGTTATCGGTTTAATATTTGGCACAATGTTTTGGAATAAGGGCAAACAGAC TAGCACTCAACAAGACGTTCTGAATCTACTCGGAGCTTTCTATGCTGCGGTCTTCTTCCTTGGATCCAGCAATTCTATCAACGTGCAGCCGGTTGTGGCTGTCGAGAGGACAGTCTTCTACCGTGAAAGAGCTGCCGGGATGTACTCAGCATGGGCCTATGCATTTGCTCAA GTGAGCATCGAGGTGCTATACATAGTGGTACAAGGACTCGTCTACACGATTCTTCTTTTCTCGATGATTGGCTTTACTTGGCGCGTATCCAACTTCTTCTGGTTCTTCTACTTCATCGTCATGTGCTTTATCTATTTTGTTCTGTATGGGATGATGGCTGTGGCAGTCACGCCCAACCATCAAGTCGCGGGCATCGTCTCCAGCTTCTTCTTCAACTTCTGGAACTTGTTCGCGGGCTTTCTCATTACGCGACCG GAACTTCCTATCTGGTGGAGGTGGTACTACTGGGGAAATCCAGTATCTTGGACAATTTATGGTGTCATTGCATCGCAGTTGGGGAAGAGAGGTGGCAGTGTCCGCGTTCCTGGAGAATCAAGCGAGCTGCTACTTACGGATTACTTGAACGATACCCTGGGCTACGAGTACAGCTTCGTTAAGTGGGCGGCATTGACTAACGTGGGTTTCGTCGTCGTGTTCTTCGTAGTCTTCGCCTACTCGATCAAGTTCCTCAACTTCCAAAAGCGATAG